One genomic region from Bacilli bacterium encodes:
- the ispD gene encoding 2-C-methyl-D-erythritol 4-phosphate cytidylyltransferase, with protein sequence MVTAIVLIAGSGSRVGTQIPKQFLLVKGKPLFLYAVNSFEENPEVDSIVLVVQPEHAAEVKAICEANHISKIRLITEGGTSRQESVLKALKKLKKTLKDDDIVLIHDGARPLVDEKIISENISLAERFDAVETAIASPNTIAISSDGEWVEEVPDRSRLFQVQTPQSFKFDLIYQAHMLAQKKGITHCSDDAQIAIYAGHKVHIAKGSTLNFKITTYEDFSIFKALVELVEGDNNVG encoded by the coding sequence ATGGTCACTGCAATTGTATTAATCGCCGGAAGTGGTTCACGTGTAGGGACACAAATTCCTAAGCAATTTTTATTGGTAAAAGGAAAACCTCTTTTTTTGTATGCGGTAAATTCATTTGAAGAAAACCCGGAGGTTGATAGTATCGTCTTAGTGGTGCAACCTGAACATGCGGCCGAAGTGAAGGCGATTTGCGAGGCTAACCACATTAGCAAAATACGTCTGATCACCGAAGGTGGAACATCGCGCCAGGAAAGTGTATTAAAGGCCCTTAAGAAACTCAAAAAGACACTAAAAGATGATGACATTGTCTTAATTCATGATGGAGCAAGACCATTGGTTGATGAGAAAATCATCAGTGAGAATATTTCTTTGGCTGAACGATTTGATGCGGTGGAAACTGCCATTGCTTCGCCCAATACGATTGCTATTAGTAGTGATGGAGAATGGGTTGAAGAAGTACCCGACCGTTCCCGTTTATTTCAAGTTCAGACTCCGCAAAGTTTTAAATTTGACTTGATTTATCAGGCGCATATGCTTGCTCAAAAGAAGGGCATCACTCATTGTAGCGATGATGCTCAAATCGCCATTTATGCCGGCCATAAGGTGCATATTGCAAAAGGAAGTACTCTGAATTTTAAGATTACCACCTATGAAGATTTTTCTATTTTTAAAGCCCTAGTTGAACTAGTCGAAGGAGATAACAATGTCGGATAA
- a CDS encoding HAD family hydrolase, with protein MAAKSIVGILYDFDKTLCTEDMQNYSFIPALGMTPPEFWGATTEFSAKTNVERILSYMYMMVKLAKEKNIKLTREYLNNLGREIKFFNGVTSWFRRINEFGANLGVQVEHYLVSSGTKEIIDGCAIAKEFKAIYGCEFYFDEDSGEPIWPKTAINYTAKTQYFFRISKGALDQSDDNKVNEKISNRRIPYRNIIYFGDGMTDIPIMILVKENGGNSIAVYQPGSKEKVESLFEDGRVNYIAKADYSSGSDLDKVVKLIIQEIAVSSELAKKQSQLLKK; from the coding sequence ATGGCGGCAAAATCGATTGTCGGTATTCTATATGACTTTGATAAAACCCTCTGTACAGAGGATATGCAGAATTATTCCTTTATCCCGGCTCTTGGGATGACTCCACCGGAATTTTGGGGCGCAACTACTGAATTTTCTGCAAAAACCAACGTCGAGAGAATTTTATCTTATATGTATATGATGGTGAAACTTGCCAAAGAAAAAAACATTAAATTAACCCGGGAATATTTGAACAATTTAGGCCGGGAGATTAAGTTCTTTAATGGCGTTACTTCTTGGTTTAGAAGAATTAATGAATTCGGCGCAAATCTCGGCGTTCAAGTTGAACACTACCTTGTAAGTAGCGGAACAAAGGAGATTATCGACGGGTGCGCTATCGCAAAAGAGTTTAAAGCTATCTATGGCTGTGAATTTTATTTTGATGAAGACAGCGGCGAGCCTATTTGGCCTAAAACGGCGATTAACTACACTGCCAAAACGCAATATTTTTTCCGCATTTCTAAAGGCGCACTTGACCAAAGTGATGACAATAAAGTTAACGAGAAGATATCCAATCGACGCATTCCCTACCGGAACATCATTTATTTTGGTGATGGAATGACCGATATTCCGATTATGATATTGGTCAAAGAAAATGGGGGTAACTCCATCGCCGTCTATCAACCCGGATCAAAAGAAAAGGTCGAATCATTGTTTGAGGATGGACGTGTAAATTATATTGCTAAAGCCGACTACTCGTCGGGCAGCGACTTAGACAAAGTGGTAAAACTAATTATCCAAGAAATTGCCGTTAGCTCGGAGTTAGCCAAAAAACAAAGTCAATTATTAAAAAAGTAG
- the gpmI gene encoding 2,3-bisphosphoglycerate-independent phosphoglycerate mutase encodes MANKPIILCILDGFGYREDPYGNAVIAAKKPNLDRFFSEYPHTLIEASGEAVGLPEGQMGNSEVGHMNIGAGRVVYQSLTFLNKAIKEGTFFKNPSYLRAIEHAKKHHSKLHIFGLTSDGGVHSHIDHIIALIRLAKNEGVDDVFVHCFMDGRDVDPQLGATYIAKLVKVMDEIHFGHIADISGRYWAMDRDKNMDRVDRAYRVMVDHDGPSFIDYKDYFADQYTKVLPELGRDPSDEFVIPAFNANVDGRIGDDDAIIFANFRPDRAIQIATLFTNPTFYTHPAQKADGTLAFKPYTPLHPLKNIFLVCTMKYADSVKGEIAFALPKLTNTLGPWLADHGYRQLRIAETEKYAHVTFFFDGTVNFDGVEQPELKNSRRVLINSPKVATYDLKPEMSAIEVCDALLVELDKKDLDVVILNFANTDMVGHTAVMPAVIKAVETVDAQVGRILEWIDRNGGTIMITADHGNSEQLLDEKGHPFTAHTTNPVLFGINLKGAKLLEKGGKLSNIAPTIIELLGDKAPEEMDEPSMLVH; translated from the coding sequence ATGGCGAATAAACCAATTATTCTCTGCATCCTCGATGGATTTGGCTATCGTGAAGATCCATACGGGAATGCGGTTATAGCTGCAAAGAAACCAAATCTAGACCGCTTCTTTAGCGAGTATCCTCATACCTTGATCGAAGCCAGTGGCGAGGCGGTTGGCCTTCCCGAAGGACAGATGGGAAACTCAGAAGTTGGGCATATGAATATCGGTGCGGGCCGCGTGGTCTACCAGTCACTGACTTTCTTAAATAAGGCGATTAAGGAAGGAACTTTCTTTAAGAATCCTTCCTACTTAAGAGCGATAGAGCATGCGAAAAAACATCATAGCAAGCTCCATATCTTCGGACTTACAAGTGATGGCGGCGTGCATTCTCACATCGACCACATTATTGCCTTGATAAGGTTGGCAAAAAACGAGGGCGTCGATGATGTCTTTGTTCATTGCTTTATGGATGGTCGCGATGTTGATCCCCAATTGGGTGCGACCTACATTGCGAAACTTGTAAAAGTAATGGATGAGATTCATTTTGGACATATCGCGGATATCAGCGGCCGTTACTGGGCAATGGACCGCGATAAAAATATGGATAGGGTTGATCGGGCCTACCGGGTTATGGTTGACCACGATGGACCATCGTTTATCGACTATAAGGACTACTTTGCTGATCAATATACGAAAGTTCTACCGGAACTCGGGCGGGATCCTTCGGATGAATTTGTAATTCCCGCATTCAATGCTAATGTCGATGGTCGAATTGGTGATGATGATGCGATTATCTTTGCCAATTTTCGTCCGGATCGGGCAATTCAGATTGCAACTTTATTTACCAATCCCACTTTTTACACGCACCCGGCTCAAAAGGCGGATGGGACTTTGGCTTTTAAGCCCTATACCCCGCTTCATCCGCTTAAAAATATTTTTCTTGTTTGCACGATGAAGTATGCTGATTCCGTAAAAGGAGAAATTGCTTTTGCGCTTCCTAAGCTCACCAATACTTTGGGACCATGGTTAGCTGATCATGGCTACCGTCAACTACGGATAGCGGAGACGGAAAAATATGCGCATGTGACTTTCTTCTTTGATGGTACGGTTAATTTTGACGGGGTAGAACAGCCCGAGTTAAAAAACAGCCGCCGAGTGCTTATAAACTCGCCGAAAGTTGCCACTTATGATTTGAAGCCAGAGATGAGTGCCATTGAAGTATGCGATGCACTGCTGGTTGAACTGGATAAAAAGGATCTTGACGTAGTTATATTGAATTTTGCCAACACCGATATGGTTGGACATACAGCGGTTATGCCCGCGGTAATCAAAGCGGTCGAGACGGTTGATGCTCAAGTTGGTCGTATTTTGGAATGGATTGATAGAAATGGCGGTACGATTATGATTACCGCCGATCACGGCAATTCGGAGCAACTACTTGATGAAAAAGGTCATCCGTTTACGGCCCATACGACGAACCCGGTTCTTTTTGGAATAAATCTAAAAGGAGCCAAACTATTGGAAAAAGGTGGAAAGTTAAGCAACATTGCTCCGACCATCATCGAACTTCTCGGAGACAAAGCTCCAGAAGAGATGGATGAGCCAAGTATGCTTGTCCACTGA
- a CDS encoding M3 family oligoendopeptidase: MTFEEYPLRVPSLAKVEKKLGGLIEEFKNAKDAAEAIKVVKKVNKFNGDLMTDMTIISIRFSIDTRNEIYQKAHDTMDEISPQISAIFNQYNILLVNSPFRKELEKAFGSYLFTMIDNSIKCFSPEIVPHLQTENRLTSQYAKLLAGAQIKFRGEVYNLSQLGKFMQDKDRETRKESNRLYWEWFEQNEEAIEKVYDELVHIRDQMAKKLGFKNYLELGYRRLGRVDYTPEMVAVYRDQILREVTPVWKKLVKRQAKRIKISTMKYYDMSLAFLSGNPAPIGDRAFLVEQAKEMYDAISPDTSVFFQFMLENHLLDLDAKTGKQGGGYMTYMPRYKAPFIFANFNGTSGDVDVLTHEVGHAFQGYESRNIKVPEYQSPTLEACEIHSMSMEFFAEPYMEKFFGSDANKYRFDHLAGAINFLPYGVTVDEFQAFVYEHPEATPEERNAKWREIEKKYMPLLNYSGNSFLEKGGRWMRQHHIVESPLYYIDYTLAQVVAFQFAVEMRKNYDKAWKKYVRLCKLGGRYPFVTLLEHAKLRNPFIEGNVKKVIRPLAKELAGYDDLNM; this comes from the coding sequence ATGACATTTGAAGAATACCCTTTGCGTGTTCCTTCGCTCGCCAAAGTTGAAAAGAAACTTGGCGGTTTGATTGAAGAGTTTAAAAACGCCAAAGATGCTGCCGAAGCGATTAAAGTTGTGAAGAAGGTCAACAAGTTTAACGGCGATTTAATGACTGATATGACAATCATTTCGATTAGATTTTCGATTGATACCCGAAATGAAATCTATCAAAAAGCGCACGATACGATGGATGAGATTTCCCCCCAAATTTCCGCCATTTTTAACCAGTACAACATCCTTCTGGTGAATTCTCCTTTCCGTAAGGAACTAGAAAAAGCCTTTGGCAGTTATTTGTTTACGATGATTGATAACTCCATCAAGTGCTTTTCACCGGAGATTGTACCCCATCTTCAAACAGAAAACCGGCTTACGAGTCAATATGCTAAATTATTAGCAGGCGCCCAAATTAAATTTCGGGGCGAGGTTTATAACCTTAGTCAACTTGGAAAGTTTATGCAGGATAAAGACCGGGAAACTCGTAAGGAGAGCAATCGGCTTTATTGGGAATGGTTTGAGCAGAATGAGGAAGCCATCGAAAAAGTTTATGATGAACTCGTTCATATTCGGGACCAGATGGCAAAGAAGTTGGGTTTCAAAAATTACCTTGAATTAGGCTACCGGCGTTTAGGCCGCGTGGATTATACTCCAGAAATGGTTGCGGTATATCGTGACCAAATTCTTAGAGAAGTCACTCCCGTTTGGAAAAAATTAGTAAAACGTCAAGCGAAGAGAATTAAAATTTCTACGATGAAATATTACGATATGAGTTTAGCCTTTCTTTCGGGGAATCCGGCTCCGATTGGCGACCGGGCTTTCTTAGTTGAGCAAGCCAAAGAGATGTACGATGCCATCAGCCCTGATACTAGTGTGTTCTTCCAGTTTATGCTTGAGAATCATTTACTTGATCTCGATGCGAAGACGGGAAAACAAGGCGGGGGCTATATGACTTATATGCCCCGTTATAAGGCGCCGTTTATCTTTGCCAATTTTAATGGTACCAGCGGCGATGTTGATGTCCTGACTCACGAGGTAGGACATGCCTTTCAAGGCTATGAATCCCGCAATATCAAAGTTCCGGAATATCAGTCTCCAACTTTAGAGGCCTGCGAAATTCACTCGATGAGTATGGAATTCTTCGCCGAGCCATACATGGAAAAATTCTTTGGCAGCGATGCGAACAAGTACCGCTTTGATCATCTCGCCGGAGCGATTAATTTTCTTCCTTACGGCGTGACCGTCGATGAGTTTCAGGCATTTGTTTATGAACATCCAGAAGCCACACCGGAAGAACGCAATGCCAAGTGGCGGGAAATCGAAAAGAAGTATATGCCTCTTTTGAATTATTCAGGAAATTCATTCTTGGAAAAAGGTGGCCGGTGGATGAGACAACATCACATTGTTGAGTCACCGCTATATTATATCGATTATACTTTAGCTCAGGTTGTGGCTTTCCAATTTGCCGTTGAGATGCGCAAAAATTATGACAAGGCCTGGAAGAAATACGTGCGTCTATGTAAATTAGGCGGCCGTTACCCATTTGTCACCTTGCTAGAGCATGCCAAACTTCGCAATCCATTTATCGAAGGAAACGTAAAAAAAGTCATTCGACCACTAGCTAAAGAATTAGCCGGCTACGACGACTTGAATATGTAA
- a CDS encoding redox-sensing transcriptional repressor Rex, protein MKRVNKISKNQLQRLPAYLYHLQMLRASGVNRVTSPQIAKDLDLNVELVKKDFALVSSTQGTPRAGRDIDDLIHDLIKFLEYDKESTAILVGCGSLGRALIGYRGFDDFGFNIVAAFDNNPDLIGTKIGELTIYPLERLNEIQSIKKAKIGIITVTAKAAQLVADQLVKAGIGAIWNFAPANLMLPSDIIVQDESMASSLAVLSHRLKMKERSSKRKLK, encoded by the coding sequence ATGAAACGTGTTAATAAAATTTCCAAAAATCAACTTCAGCGACTTCCTGCCTATCTTTATCATCTCCAAATGCTAAGAGCCAGCGGTGTTAACCGGGTTACAAGTCCCCAAATAGCCAAAGATCTTGATTTAAATGTCGAATTAGTGAAGAAAGATTTTGCTTTGGTTTCCAGCACACAAGGAACTCCTCGTGCTGGTCGAGATATCGATGATCTCATTCATGATTTAATAAAATTTCTAGAGTATGACAAGGAAAGCACGGCGATTCTTGTCGGATGTGGCTCATTAGGACGCGCCTTAATCGGTTATCGTGGATTCGATGATTTTGGCTTTAATATAGTTGCCGCATTCGATAATAATCCCGATTTGATCGGCACAAAAATTGGCGAGCTAACTATTTACCCGCTTGAGCGCTTAAACGAAATTCAATCCATCAAAAAAGCTAAAATTGGCATTATTACCGTGACCGCCAAAGCCGCCCAATTAGTAGCGGATCAATTGGTAAAAGCGGGAATTGGCGCTATCTGGAATTTTGCTCCCGCCAATTTAATGTTACCTTCCGATATTATTGTCCAGGATGAATCAATGGCTTCTTCGCTTGCGGTTTTATCACATCGTTTAAAGATGAAAGAGCGCAGTTCAAAAAGAAAATTGAAATAA